Proteins encoded together in one Staphylococcus aureus window:
- a CDS encoding fructose-specific PTS transporter subunit EIIC gives MKIVAITSCPNGIAHTYMAQEKLEQVAKEMGVDIKVETQGGVGAENVLTTQDIEEADGVIIAADKQVDLSRFVGKRLINENVREGIHNPRGLIQRIINQDAPIYQSETNYHSKDRGKSKNGIQMVYQHLMNGVSFMVPFIVVGGLLIAIALTLGGETTSKGLVIPDDSFWKSIENIGSLAFKFMVPILAGYIAVSIADKPGLVPGMIGGAIAADGSFYGSDAGAGFLGGIVAGFLAGYIAKWIKDIKVPKAMAPIMPIIIIPIISSVVVGLIFIFLIGAPISNIFEALTTWLKSMQGANIIILAMIIGAMIAFDMGGPVNKVAFLFGSALIAEGNYAVMGMVAVAVCTPPIGLGLATFVQKYKFNHSEREMGKASFTMGLFGITEGAIPFAAQDPLRIIPANIIGAMIASVIAAIGGVGDRVAHGGPIVAVLGGIDHVLWFIFAVIVGSLVTMTTVLLLKRNTPVIAVDAPAQHTQLHDTDITQHDTEVDNVDNTAKHSHLNKPSHVFDQQTMIITDHDMSRNEAIDMLIHKLKICRYVEHTSHLKNAILEREMESTTAIGMNVAIPHAKSDVVKQPIVAVMKNNHGVKWDSLDGSLPQLIFLIAVPNNSQDTHLKILQRLSKALMNDETRQSLINANSTTEIYNLLMKI, from the coding sequence ATGAAAATTGTAGCTATTACCTCATGCCCAAATGGCATTGCACATACATATATGGCTCAAGAAAAGCTTGAGCAGGTAGCAAAAGAAATGGGTGTGGATATTAAAGTAGAGACACAGGGCGGTGTTGGTGCTGAAAATGTTTTAACTACGCAAGACATCGAAGAAGCTGACGGTGTCATAATTGCAGCTGATAAACAAGTTGATCTGTCCCGATTTGTTGGTAAACGGTTGATTAATGAAAATGTTCGCGAAGGGATTCATAATCCGAGAGGTCTAATTCAACGTATCATTAATCAAGATGCGCCTATTTATCAATCTGAAACAAATTATCATTCGAAAGATCGCGGTAAGTCTAAAAATGGTATTCAAATGGTGTATCAACATTTAATGAACGGTGTATCGTTTATGGTTCCTTTTATCGTAGTTGGTGGACTCCTTATCGCCATCGCGCTGACTCTAGGCGGTGAAACGACATCAAAAGGATTAGTCATCCCAGATGATTCATTTTGGAAATCCATTGAAAACATTGGTAGTTTAGCCTTTAAATTTATGGTTCCAATACTAGCTGGATATATCGCTGTTAGTATCGCTGACAAGCCCGGTCTTGTTCCTGGTATGATTGGCGGCGCTATCGCTGCTGACGGTAGTTTTTATGGCAGTGATGCAGGCGCAGGATTTTTAGGTGGTATTGTTGCTGGTTTCTTAGCAGGTTATATCGCAAAGTGGATTAAAGATATTAAAGTTCCAAAAGCAATGGCACCAATTATGCCTATCATTATTATTCCCATTATTTCATCGGTCGTTGTAGGATTGATATTTATATTTTTAATCGGTGCACCAATTTCTAATATTTTTGAGGCATTAACAACCTGGTTAAAAAGTATGCAAGGTGCTAATATTATTATACTTGCGATGATTATAGGTGCGATGATTGCCTTCGATATGGGCGGTCCAGTAAACAAGGTAGCATTTTTATTTGGCTCAGCACTTATTGCTGAAGGTAATTACGCCGTTATGGGTATGGTCGCAGTTGCTGTATGTACACCACCAATCGGTTTAGGTTTAGCAACGTTTGTTCAAAAGTATAAATTCAATCATTCCGAAAGAGAAATGGGTAAGGCTTCCTTCACTATGGGACTATTTGGTATTACTGAAGGTGCTATTCCTTTCGCAGCCCAAGATCCATTGCGCATTATACCTGCAAACATCATTGGTGCAATGATTGCATCAGTCATTGCAGCCATTGGTGGTGTCGGCGATAGAGTCGCACATGGAGGTCCAATCGTGGCTGTATTAGGTGGTATTGATCATGTATTATGGTTTATCTTTGCAGTGATAGTAGGTAGTCTTGTCACAATGACTACTGTACTATTATTAAAACGCAATACACCAGTTATAGCAGTAGATGCACCAGCGCAACACACGCAACTTCATGATACAGATATTACACAACATGATACAGAGGTTGACAATGTAGATAACACCGCGAAACATTCACATCTCAATAAACCTTCTCATGTTTTTGATCAACAAACTATGATAATTACTGATCACGACATGTCTCGAAACGAAGCAATTGATATGTTGATTCATAAACTTAAAATTTGCCGTTATGTAGAGCACACATCGCATTTAAAAAATGCAATACTAGAACGTGAAATGGAGTCTACGACAGCTATTGGCATGAACGTGGCCATTCCACATGCAAAGTCTGATGTTGTAAAACAACCGATTGTAGCTGTTATGAAAAATAATCATGGTGTTAAATGGGACAGTCTAGATGGTAGTCTACCTCAATTGATATTCTTAATTGCCGTACCAAACAACAGTCAGGATACACATTTAAAAATACTTCAGCGCTTATCTAAAGCGTTAATGAATGATGAGACACGCCAATCACTAATTAATGCAAACAGTACTACAGAAATTTATAACTTATTAATGAAAATATAG
- the isaB gene encoding immunodominant staphylococcal antigen IsaB, producing MNKTSKVCVAATLALGTLIGVTVVENSAPTSKQAQAAITPYYTYNGYIGNNANFILDKNFINAIKYDNVKFNGIKLAKTNTIKKVEKYDQTFKGVSAKGNEASQLQFVVKNNISLKDIQKAYGKDLKKENGKTKEADSGIFYYQNAKKTLGIWFVVDHNRVVEVTVGHTPYKTSK from the coding sequence ATGAATAAAACCAGTAAAGTTTGTGTAGCAGCAACATTAGCATTGGGCACACTGATTGGAGTAACAGTTGTTGAAAATTCGGCGCCAACAAGTAAACAGGCACAGGCAGCAATAACCCCATATTATACTTATAATGGTTATATTGGTAATAATGCTAATTTTATTCTGGATAAGAATTTTATTAACGCGATTAAGTATGATAATGTGAAATTCAATGGTATTAAATTAGCTAAAACGAATACGATAAAAAAAGTAGAGAAATATGATCAAACTTTTAAAGGTGTTTCTGCAAAAGGAAACGAAGCAAGTCAATTGCAATTTGTAGTTAAAAATAATATTTCATTAAAAGATATCCAAAAAGCTTATGGCAAGGACTTGAAAAAAGAAAATGGTAAAACAAAGGAAGCTGATAGCGGTATTTTTTACTATCAAAATGCTAAAAAGACATTAGGCATCTGGTTTGTCGTTGATCATAATAGAGTTGTCGAAGTAACAGTTGGACATACACCATACAAAACAAGTAAATAA
- the manA gene encoding mannose-6-phosphate isomerase, class I has protein sequence MALFLQPVFKDRIWGGHALKAFNYDIPNETTGECWAISAHPNGPNTIINGPYKDMTLDQLWSQHRELFDNDSRDSFPLLTKVLDANDKLSVQVHPDDDYALKHEGELGKTECWYILDAAPGAEIIYGVHAHNKQTLIDMIDNHEFDSLFKRIPVKPGDFYYVPAGTVHAIGSGILILETQQSSDTTYRIYDYDRRDQNGQLRDLHLEQSKDVIELGNHEPNTTPITTHIDTHTVTQFVDNQYFAVYKWDIHGDLKFNKPHAYCLVTIIDGTGTLTVNDKHYDIQKGSSFILTTEDEDIHFVGNISAIVSHPG, from the coding sequence ATGGCATTATTTTTACAACCCGTTTTTAAAGACAGAATTTGGGGCGGTCATGCATTAAAAGCATTTAACTATGATATCCCTAATGAAACAACTGGTGAATGCTGGGCAATTTCTGCACATCCAAATGGTCCTAATACAATTATCAATGGTCCATACAAGGATATGACCCTAGATCAACTTTGGTCACAACATCGTGAATTATTCGATAATGATTCACGAGATAGTTTCCCTCTGCTAACTAAAGTATTAGATGCCAATGATAAATTATCTGTTCAAGTTCACCCAGATGATGACTACGCTTTAAAACACGAAGGCGAACTAGGTAAAACAGAATGTTGGTATATTTTAGATGCAGCCCCAGGTGCTGAAATTATATATGGCGTACATGCACATAATAAACAGACGTTAATAGACATGATTGATAATCATGAATTTGACAGTCTTTTCAAACGTATACCTGTTAAGCCCGGTGACTTTTATTATGTTCCTGCTGGCACTGTCCATGCCATTGGTTCGGGTATTTTAATTTTAGAGACACAACAATCCTCCGATACGACATACCGTATTTATGACTATGATAGACGAGATCAAAATGGTCAATTGCGTGATTTGCACTTAGAGCAAAGTAAAGATGTGATTGAATTAGGCAATCATGAACCAAATACTACTCCTATAACAACTCACATCGACACACACACTGTAACTCAATTTGTAGATAATCAATATTTTGCAGTATATAAATGGGATATTCATGGAGATTTAAAATTCAATAAACCACATGCTTATTGCTTAGTTACAATTATCGATGGTACTGGTACTTTAACAGTAAACGATAAGCACTATGACATCCAAAAAGGTTCTAGCTTTATTTTAACTACGGAAGACGAGGATATTCACTTTGTCGGTAATATTAGTGCTATAGTAAGTCATCCTGGATAA
- the arcA gene encoding arginine deiminase: MTDGPIKVNSEIGALKTVLLKRPGKELENLVPDYLDGLLFDDIPYLEVAQKEHDHFAQVLREEGVEVLYLEKLAAESIENPQVRSEFIDDVLAESKKTILGHEEEIKALFATLSNQELVDKIMSGVRKEEINPKCTHLVEYMDDKYPFYLDPMPNLYFTRDPQASIGHGITINRMFWRARRRESIFIQYIVKHHPRFKDANIPIWLDRDCPFNIEGGDELVLSKDVLAIGVSERTSAQAIEKLARRIFENPQATFKKVVAIEIPTSRTFMHLDTVFTMIDYDKFTMHSAILKAEGNMNIFIIEYDDVNKDIAIKQSSHLKDTLEDVLGIDDIQFIPTGNGDVIDGAREQWNDGSNTLCIRPGVVVTYDRNYVSNDLLRQKGIKVIEISGSELVRGRGGPRCMSQPLFREDI; this comes from the coding sequence ATGACAGATGGTCCAATTAAAGTAAATAGCGAAATTGGAGCTTTAAAAACTGTGTTACTTAAGCGTCCTGGAAAAGAATTAGAAAATTTAGTACCTGATTATTTAGATGGATTACTATTTGATGATATTCCATATTTAGAAGTAGCTCAAAAAGAGCATGACCATTTTGCGCAGGTGCTAAGAGAAGAGGGTGTTGAAGTACTTTACCTTGAGAAGTTAGCAGCTGAAAGTATTGAAAATCCTCAAGTAAGAAGTGAATTTATTGATGATGTATTAGCAGAGTCTAAAAAAACAATATTAGGTCATGAAGAAGAAATTAAGGCATTATTTGCGACACTTTCTAATCAAGAACTTGTAGATAAAATAATGTCAGGGGTACGTAAGGAAGAAATTAATCCGAAATGTACACATCTAGTAGAGTATATGGATGATAAGTATCCATTCTATTTAGATCCAATGCCAAACCTTTATTTTACTAGAGATCCACAAGCCTCAATAGGACACGGTATAACAATCAATCGGATGTTCTGGAGAGCACGACGACGAGAATCAATATTTATTCAATATATTGTAAAGCATCATCCTAGATTTAAAGATGCGAATATTCCAATCTGGTTAGATCGAGATTGCCCATTCAATATTGAAGGCGGCGATGAACTTGTTTTATCTAAAGATGTCTTGGCTATAGGCGTTTCAGAACGTACATCTGCACAAGCTATTGAAAAGTTAGCGCGACGTATTTTTGAAAATCCGCAGGCGACGTTTAAAAAAGTAGTAGCAATTGAAATTCCAACTAGTCGAACTTTTATGCACTTAGATACAGTATTTACAATGATAGATTATGACAAATTTACAATGCATTCAGCCATTTTAAAGGCAGAAGGCAATATGAATATATTTATTATTGAATATGATGACGTAAATAAAGATATTGCCATCAAACAATCTAGTCATTTAAAAGATACTTTAGAAGACGTACTAGGTATAGATGATATCCAATTCATTCCAACAGGAAATGGTGATGTCATTGATGGTGCTAGAGAGCAATGGAATGATGGCTCAAATACATTATGTATAAGACCAGGCGTTGTAGTGACTTACGATAGAAACTATGTATCGAATGATTTATTGAGACAAAAAGGCATTAAAGTCATTGAAATATCTGGTAGCGAGTTGGTACGTGGACGTGGGGGCCCTAGATGTATGAGTCAACCATTATTCAGAGAGGACATTTAA
- a CDS encoding BglG family transcription antiterminator, with protein MLDRHLKLLQFFIKNPSKHISSNEIAKHVNVSNRTVRNDIHVINSNFMDDIIVSIKSKGYQLNTSQYTLETITERYTHIQSYKEKLLLSMAYQLLMHNKSQTLQQLEQDYLLSKTVLNDYFVRIQQWCQKFNIALTIKKKQGIVVDGTDNDITNAIIHLNQLSSGHVHVEDLILNELPDSHQRMISHIIQETLQQHSIETTDIQIQQLLIHLILIIKRKQSLSELDTLNHDSKLISQSCIKQINERLGYDLNEKVINMFSFFIAYHFNKLDIGIERIFIQSYIDRLIELMQQRIHVPFNEDSILQQNLYNHFSKAYLRITQNIYLNNPLVIEIKKLYPFVFNTLFEAIDKLAIDTDIEMSEDEIAFLTIHFQAAIERRTKTQLNVVIACYYGLGVSNFLETKINNLSEELSVINTIKLENITHYHFDNVDLLITTHDIPKQTLNILPKHLTTIKVAPLFSEDDRHKIRHVVKQKQNPVQAHHHMDTVNFLVVNTEQKSRHTVQIFEEAQKILQAHHAIVEGYIESALEREKSSSTYIGNFMAIPHGDPEKVLQSHVLIFRTKDVFPWRQHDVKLVFFLAISHKDKAFTKQMMQLIANLDDDSVNHLCSLDDHSLKQQLFEYLQE; from the coding sequence ATGCTTGATAGACACTTAAAACTACTCCAGTTTTTTATTAAAAATCCATCAAAGCACATTAGTTCTAATGAAATTGCTAAACATGTCAATGTTTCAAACCGCACAGTTCGCAATGATATCCATGTTATCAATAGCAATTTTATGGATGATATCATCGTAAGTATTAAATCTAAAGGATATCAATTAAATACATCTCAGTATACCTTAGAAACGATAACTGAACGTTACACGCATATTCAATCATATAAAGAAAAACTATTATTATCTATGGCGTATCAACTGCTAATGCACAATAAATCGCAGACATTGCAACAACTAGAGCAAGATTATCTATTATCTAAAACTGTGCTCAACGACTATTTCGTTCGAATTCAACAATGGTGTCAAAAATTTAATATCGCTTTAACAATCAAGAAAAAACAAGGTATTGTGGTCGATGGAACAGATAATGATATCACTAATGCCATCATCCATTTAAATCAATTATCATCAGGGCATGTACATGTTGAAGACCTAATTTTAAATGAATTACCTGATTCACACCAAAGGATGATTTCGCATATTATACAAGAGACACTTCAACAACATAGTATTGAAACAACTGATATTCAAATACAACAGCTTTTAATTCATCTCATTTTAATCATTAAACGTAAGCAATCTTTAAGTGAGCTAGACACGTTAAACCACGATTCAAAATTGATATCTCAATCTTGCATTAAGCAAATCAACGAAAGATTAGGTTATGACTTGAACGAAAAAGTAATCAATATGTTTTCATTCTTTATTGCTTATCATTTTAATAAACTCGATATTGGCATAGAACGTATATTTATACAAAGTTATATTGATCGCTTAATCGAATTGATGCAGCAACGTATTCATGTACCTTTCAATGAAGATTCGATTTTACAACAAAATTTATATAATCATTTTAGTAAAGCATATTTACGTATCACTCAAAACATTTATTTAAACAATCCTTTAGTTATAGAGATTAAAAAACTCTATCCCTTTGTGTTTAACACACTTTTTGAAGCGATTGATAAATTAGCAATTGATACTGATATAGAGATGAGCGAAGATGAAATTGCATTTTTAACAATTCATTTTCAAGCTGCCATCGAGCGTCGTACCAAAACACAATTAAATGTAGTCATTGCTTGTTATTATGGTCTAGGTGTGTCGAATTTTTTAGAAACTAAAATAAATAACTTATCCGAAGAGTTGTCAGTGATAAATACGATTAAACTAGAAAATATAACACACTATCACTTTGACAATGTAGATTTATTAATAACGACCCATGATATTCCTAAACAAACGCTAAACATACTTCCTAAGCACCTGACGACTATCAAGGTTGCACCATTATTTTCTGAAGATGATCGTCACAAAATCAGACACGTTGTGAAGCAAAAGCAAAATCCGGTTCAAGCACATCATCATATGGACACTGTCAATTTCCTTGTCGTAAATACTGAACAAAAATCACGGCATACTGTGCAAATTTTTGAAGAAGCTCAAAAAATATTACAAGCACATCATGCGATTGTAGAAGGATATATCGAATCAGCTTTAGAGCGTGAGAAATCATCTTCTACATACATAGGTAATTTTATGGCGATTCCTCATGGAGATCCTGAAAAAGTTTTACAATCACATGTGCTTATTTTTCGCACAAAAGATGTTTTTCCTTGGCGACAACACGATGTCAAACTTGTCTTTTTCTTAGCGATTTCGCATAAAGACAAAGCTTTTACAAAACAAATGATGCAATTAATTGCTAACTTGGATGATGATTCAGTGAACCATTTATGTAGTTTAGATGATCATAGTTTAAAGCAACAGTTATTTGAATACTTACAAGAATAA
- the aur gene encoding zinc metalloproteinase aureolysin: MRKFSRYAFTSMAALTLLSTLSPAALAIDSKNKPANSDIKFEVTQKSDAVKALKELPKSENVKNIYQDYAVTDVKTDKKGFTHYTLQPSVDGVHAPDKEVKVHADKSGKVVLINGDTDAKKVKPTNKVTLSKDDAADKAFKAVKIDKNKAKNLKDKVIKENKVEIDGDSNKYVYNVELITVTPEISHWKVKIDAQTGEILEKMNLVKEAAETGKGKGVLGDTKDININSIDGGFSLEDLTHQGKLSAFSFNDQTGQATLITNEDENFVKDEQRAGVDANYYAKQTYDYYKDTFGRESYDNQGSPIVSLTHVNNYGGQDNRNNAAWIGDKMIYGDGDGRTFTSLSGANDVVAHELTHGVTQETANLEYKDQSGALNESFSDVFGYFVDDEDFLMGEDVYTPGKEGDALRSMSNPEQFGQPAHMKDYVFTEKDNGGVHTNSGIPNKAAYNVIQAIGKSKSEQIYYRALTEYLTSNSNFKDCKDALYQAAKDLYDEQTAEQVYEAWNEVGVE, from the coding sequence GTGAGGAAATTTTCAAGATATGCATTTACAAGTATGGCAGCATTAACCTTGTTGAGCACTTTATCACCAGCAGCATTAGCGATTGATTCAAAAAATAAACCAGCTAATTCTGATATTAAATTTGAGGTGACTCAAAAGAGTGATGCGGTCAAAGCATTAAAAGAATTGCCTAAATCCGAAAATGTAAAAAATATTTATCAAGATTACGCTGTTACTGATGTAAAAACTGATAAAAAAGGATTTACGCATTATACATTGCAACCGAGTGTTGATGGTGTTCATGCACCTGACAAAGAAGTGAAAGTACACGCAGACAAATCAGGAAAAGTCGTTTTAATCAATGGGGATACTGATGCGAAGAAAGTAAAGCCAACGAATAAAGTGACATTAAGTAAAGATGACGCAGCCGACAAAGCATTTAAAGCAGTTAAGATTGATAAGAATAAAGCGAAAAATCTTAAAGATAAAGTCATTAAAGAAAACAAAGTTGAAATCGATGGTGACAGTAATAAATACGTTTATAATGTTGAGTTAATTACAGTGACACCAGAAATTTCACATTGGAAAGTTAAAATTGATGCTCAAACTGGCGAAATTTTAGAAAAAATGAACTTAGTTAAAGAAGCTGCAGAAACTGGTAAAGGAAAAGGTGTACTTGGCGATACAAAAGATATCAATATCAATAGTATTGACGGTGGATTTAGCCTAGAAGATTTAACGCATCAAGGTAAATTATCAGCATTTAGCTTTAATGATCAAACAGGTCAAGCAACATTGATTACTAATGAAGATGAAAACTTCGTAAAAGATGAGCAACGTGCTGGCGTAGATGCAAATTATTACGCTAAACAAACATATGATTATTACAAAGACACATTTGGTCGTGAATCATATGACAACCAAGGTAGTCCAATTGTTTCATTAACGCATGTTAATAACTACGGTGGTCAAGATAACAGAAATAATGCCGCATGGATCGGTGACAAAATGATCTATGGTGATGGTGATGGTCGCACATTCACAAGTTTATCGGGTGCAAATGACGTAGTAGCACACGAATTAACACACGGTGTGACACAAGAGACAGCGAACTTAGAATATAAGGACCAGTCAGGCGCTCTAAATGAAAGCTTTTCAGATGTTTTTGGATACTTTGTAGATGACGAGGATTTCTTAATGGGTGAAGATGTCTACACACCTGGAAAAGAGGGAGACGCTTTACGCAGCATGTCAAACCCAGAACAATTTGGTCAACCAGCTCATATGAAAGACTATGTATTCACTGAAAAAGATAATGGTGGCGTACATACGAATTCTGGAATTCCAAATAAAGCAGCTTATAACGTGATTCAAGCAATAGGGAAATCTAAATCAGAACAAATTTACTACCGAGCATTAACGGAATACTTAACAAGTAATTCAAACTTCAAAGATTGTAAAGATGCATTATACCAAGCGGCTAAAGATTTATATGACGAGCAAACAGCTGAACAGGTGTATGAAGCATGGAATGAAGTAGGCGTGGAGTAA
- a CDS encoding arginine repressor yields MKKSKRLEIVSTIVKKHKIYKKEQIISYIEEYFGVRYSATTIAKDLKELNIYRVPIDCETWIYKAINNQTEQEMREKFRHYCEHEVLSSIINGSYIIVKTSPGFAQGINYFIDQLNIEEILGTVSGNDTTLILTASNDMAEYVYAKLFK; encoded by the coding sequence ATGAAGAAAAGTAAACGATTAGAAATTGTTTCTACAATAGTTAAAAAGCATAAGATTTATAAAAAAGAACAAATCATTTCATATATTGAAGAATATTTTGGTGTAAGATATAGTGCAACAACAATTGCTAAAGACTTGAAGGAACTAAATATATATCGTGTCCCTATCGATTGTGAGACATGGATTTATAAAGCTATTAATAATCAAACAGAACAAGAGATGAGAGAAAAGTTTAGACACTATTGTGAACATGAAGTTCTAAGTTCAATCATCAATGGTTCATACATTATCGTCAAAACCTCACCTGGTTTCGCCCAAGGCATAAACTATTTTATCGATCAGCTAAATATAGAAGAGATATTAGGTACGGTGAGTGGAAATGACACTACATTAATCTTAACTGCCTCAAATGATATGGCAGAATACGTATATGCAAAATTATTTAAATAG